Proteins from a genomic interval of bacterium:
- a CDS encoding S8 family serine peptidase, with protein DTPTPEDPSDTPTPEDPGDVPTPDDPRDEPEPDDPRDEPEPEPPPDLTIKATAKVLEAGKTIVRNLKGALVKFSAAPPALPIAGNKKDETTKHDADPIQGVTSEDGTLTVTSSGPQPPGAVQGEMTGVLKEVDLTPMESKNIALKEAPMLSYLERRVPAMLRKYVSQTFVVRDTAQMVTLTYPKSAELQVADWVKDTTDVLFSETNYCRDKQADDPYYSSKGSWKQQYDDQWAIKRIGLTADANSPWALLKQPKPVVVAVIDTGLDWNHQDISWDQIWKNSREVADNGKDDDNNGYIDDVIGWNFIGKNNLPWDDDGHGTFVAGVIAATKGNGIGISGMNPYAEIMVLKALNAFGHTRASYLAEAILYAAENGARIINISVGGKKLTRIEQMAIDQAHKRGVLVVVAAGNEGADINDFGPAGSNHVLAVAASDFADKPAGYSNWGAGIDITAPGNDILSLRARSTDLMRDIPEVRYAAGEAYVGQDKRYYRASGTSFAAPIVAGAASLILSAYPNLTNEQVERMLLQSSRDINVPGLDQLTGYGLLNASAALQADPNFFITAEISGVNVIAEGGTQSLQVQGTADADTMKRYWLEIGAGANPAQWKRIAPDHAQATRANVIGTIAASEFQGSPAWIIKLVVEHQNGKSREARFDLKLE; from the coding sequence GCGATGAACCAGAGCCTGAGCCACCGCCGGACTTAACAATCAAAGCAACAGCGAAAGTTCTGGAAGCAGGCAAAACGATAGTGCGGAATTTGAAAGGAGCACTGGTAAAGTTCAGCGCAGCGCCGCCGGCCTTGCCGATTGCCGGCAACAAGAAAGATGAAACGACAAAACATGATGCGGATCCGATTCAAGGAGTAACGAGTGAAGACGGCACATTGACAGTGACTTCGTCCGGCCCACAACCTCCGGGAGCAGTGCAAGGGGAAATGACAGGGGTGTTGAAGGAAGTGGATTTAACTCCGATGGAAAGTAAGAACATCGCGCTGAAGGAGGCGCCGATGCTTTCCTATCTTGAAAGAAGGGTGCCAGCAATGCTTCGGAAATACGTATCGCAAACATTTGTGGTGCGCGATACGGCGCAGATGGTTACGCTGACGTATCCAAAAAGCGCGGAGTTGCAGGTGGCCGACTGGGTGAAAGATACAACGGATGTTTTGTTTTCAGAAACGAATTACTGCAGAGATAAGCAAGCGGACGATCCTTACTATTCATCGAAAGGTTCGTGGAAGCAGCAGTATGACGATCAATGGGCGATCAAGCGAATCGGACTGACGGCGGATGCAAATTCTCCATGGGCTTTGTTGAAACAGCCAAAGCCTGTGGTTGTAGCAGTGATTGATACGGGATTGGACTGGAACCATCAAGATATTTCGTGGGATCAGATCTGGAAGAACAGCAGAGAGGTTGCGGATAACGGAAAAGATGATGATAACAATGGATACATAGATGATGTAATCGGATGGAATTTCATCGGTAAGAATAATTTGCCATGGGATGATGACGGTCATGGAACGTTTGTAGCAGGAGTGATTGCAGCGACCAAAGGGAATGGAATCGGAATTAGCGGGATGAATCCTTACGCGGAAATCATGGTGCTGAAGGCATTAAACGCGTTTGGTCACACGCGGGCATCTTATCTGGCAGAAGCGATTCTTTATGCAGCAGAGAATGGAGCGCGGATCATCAACATCAGTGTTGGCGGAAAGAAATTGACACGGATCGAACAGATGGCGATTGATCAGGCTCACAAGCGGGGAGTGCTTGTAGTAGTTGCAGCGGGAAATGAAGGAGCAGATATCAATGATTTTGGCCCTGCCGGATCAAATCACGTACTGGCGGTAGCGGCAAGCGATTTTGCAGATAAGCCGGCTGGATATTCGAATTGGGGAGCAGGGATAGATATAACGGCGCCCGGAAACGACATCTTGAGTCTACGAGCGCGATCGACGGATTTAATGCGAGATATTCCGGAGGTTAGATACGCAGCGGGAGAAGCTTACGTTGGACAGGACAAAAGGTACTACCGCGCGAGCGGAACCTCGTTTGCTGCGCCGATTGTGGCAGGAGCTGCGTCGTTGATTCTGAGCGCTTATCCGAATCTTACGAATGAGCAGGTGGAACGAATGTTGTTGCAATCCTCGCGTGATATCAACGTTCCAGGTCTTGATCAACTGACCGGATACGGACTGCTCAATGCATCGGCAGCATTGCAAGCGGATCCGAACTTCTTCATCACAGCGGAAATATCGGGAGTCAACGTGATAGCGGAGGGAGGCACGCAATCGTTGCAAGTGCAGGGCACAGCGGACGCCGATACGATGAAGCGTTACTGGCTGGAGATAGGAGCGGGAGCAAATCCTGCGCAATGGAAACGGATCGCACCGGATCATGCGCAAGCCACGAGAGCGAACGTCATCGGAACAATTGCGGCCAGTGAATTTCAAGGATCACCGGCCTGGATCATCAAGCTTGTCGTGGAACATCAAAACGGCAAATCGCGCGAAGCACGGTTCGATTTAAAACTGGAGTGA